GGGCTTATTTGGGATACACTGCAAATTTGCGCAGGAGTAGTCCTTGTTGCTACGGGAGCTGGATCGGAATTTGGTGTTATGCTCATTGTTGGTGGTGTTAATGGTGCTATCAATCATGCTTCAATAGCAGAGACTGGCAAAGGTTTTAATATAATCGGAAGCTTGGCAGATGGGGCTGAGCAATGGTATAACAAGAATATTGCGGAGCCTTTAGTCAAAACAGGAAATCCTGTTGCACAGGTTGTGGCTGGTTTAGGCGATAGTGCTATTCAATTTGCGGGAGCAAAGTATCAGCTCGATGTATATGACATAGGAGATACAGTTCATACTTTGTGGACTAATCCTCAAGCACAAGCACAATTCAAAGCAGGAATTGGGAACTACTGGAATAGACTTAGTAGTGGAGATGCTTATACAATAGGACAAACAACAGGGACGGTCTTAAGTTTTATTGTGAATCCAGGAGATATTGGTGCTGCGGCTAGTAAGGCAAGCAAGGCAGAAAGTTTAATGGGTAAGATAGGTACGTTCTCAAAATCCATGGCTATTTCAAGTGCAGAAAATGCAAAAGTATCCTTAATTTGCCGGAGAGGATGGTTGATAACCTTGGAAATAAGCTTACAGATTTGCGTACAGTACTTAGCCAAAGTAATGGTGTCATAGGTGATTTCACAAAATCCGTTGTTGTTTCAAGTGCAAAAAATACAGAAAATTTAGGGATTAAAGTAAAAGGCGCATTAAGTGACATTGTAACTGCGTCAGCTACATTCGTAAAAACTTTTGGGAAAACTTTTGCGGAGGAAAGTGGCAAATATGCAAACACTTGTTTTTCTGTATCTGGTGCAATGGCAACTAGTGCAAAAGTTTCTGGTAAAGCAATTGTTAAAGTAGCGAAAGAAGCTAAAAGTGCTCTTGGAACGGTTAAAGCTGGTAAAAATGGTTTAGTTGATGGGCTAAGTAACCCTGAAGCACATAATTATGTTAATTATATAAAATATAAGGGTGAGTTAGCAAAATCTGAATTAAAAGAGATGTATCCTGATTTCGTTGCAAAGAAAAACAGTAGAATTGCTCAAACTAGCGATGCTTTACTGGATAAAGAGTTGGAATTTGCACCATATGGAAAATTGGAAAGGATACCATTTGATAATTTAACAGGTCATCATATGCCATCAAATTATTACATGAAAGAAAAATTTAATATAGATATGGATGATAGTTTAGCATTCAATTTAGAACAATTAAGTCCAGGAGTGGGAGGCAGACATAGAAGAACTTTCACTTATGGATTTAAGGGAAGAGGAAAAGAACTTTACTTAAATTTAATGCCTAGAGATGCACTTGCATTTGATATTAATGATATTAGAAGAATATTAAAAGAAGATGGTTTATATAATAGTGAGTCAAGAAAAGCTCTTTCCGAGTATATAAACTATTATAAGAAGATGGCACCAGGAGTATTTAAAAAATAGAAAGGATGAAAATCTTAATATGGGTTCAATAGCAGAGGATATTAAAATATTAAAGCAGATGAGATTATTAGGAGAAGATGATGATATAGATGTATTTGATGAGGCGGTATATAGGATATCATTAAATGGAGATAACAGTGTAATTAAGGAATTATGTCAAGTATTGGACGATTCAACATCAACTCCATCAGCAATGGATAATGTAATACAATGCATTTTTACAATAGCGAATAGATGTGGATTAGAGGATGGAATATATGAAATATTATGCAATGTAGATAAGATACTTATTAACGGTAAAAGGTGTTTTATACAAATTAACAGAATGATATTAAACTATGAACCATTTAATAATGCATATATTTCTGCCATAAAAAGGCTAGGAGATGAAGAATTAAGTTCACTAGTAGATATATTATATCAACTTAAAGATAAATATTCGGATAAATATGAGAAAAAAATAGATCTAATAATTAATCAGCTATAATGTTGATTCAAAATTAAGGAGTAACTAGCTACAAAATGAGAGTTTATTAATGAAATGCTATTAAGATTATAAAAACATAGTTAAAAATAGACTTCATAATATTAATAATGCAGTAAAAGTATGAAATGAATCAGCTGAAATTAAGTAGGCTGATTCAATTTTTTTAGTAGTTAACGTATATTATAATACATTCGTCCTCAAGCAAGGCAGAAAGTTTACTTGGTAAAGTAGGTACGTTCTCAAAATATATCTCTATTTCAAGTGCAGAAAATGCGAAGAATATCCTTACATTACCAGGAAGGACGATTGGTAACCTTGGAAGTAAGGTTGCAGATTTGCGTACAGTGCTTAGTGAAGGTAAGGGGATTGTAGGTAATTTCACAAAATCTGTTGTTGTTTCAAGTGCAAAAAATGTAAAGAATATTATTACTTTATCAGGAAGTACGCTTAATGACCTTAAAAAGGCAGCAGTATTTGTAAATGAAAAGTTGATACCAGCGTCAGGAAAAGCAGTAAAAGATTTTGGCAAGGTATTAAAAAATACAGGTGAGGATTTAAGGGGATTAACTCGTCAAGTAGAAGTTGAAATGTCTGGTGTAGGTCGAGTTGGTGTAGGATCTAATATAGAGTTTAGTAAAGTAATGGATAACATTAGGAGATGGTGAAAAAATAACAATTAAACGTCATGGATATCAGAAAAATGATGCTGAAGGACAATCGCATCATTTAAATCAAGATGCTTCATATAGGAAGGTTATTCCAAGAGAAGAAGGGCTAGCAATTGATTTAGATGGAAATGTTTTTATAGAGAAAGAAAGTAGCCATTATAAGGCACATGAAACAATGGAAAAGTTTTGGGATAGATACAGAAGAGGTGGAGAGTTCTGGAAAAGTAAACCAACAGTTGGAGAATATAATTCTGTATTAAAAGATTCCATGATTAATGCGGGATTTTCAGAAAGTGATGCTGATTTAATTACTGAAATAGCAGCAAATCAGCAAAGAGCATATGGAATTACAGAAGCGGATAAGGTGCCTAGAATACCAGGGAGAATAAATGCTATAGAAAGGCGATGATTTAATGGAGCAATTAGTTAAAAAATCAGTTGAAGATATGGTAAAAAGGTTAAAAAATATATCATGGTTTGAGAATTGTGAAAGTACGAATGCAACATCTAAATATGCAATAAGCTATGCAAAAGATGTAGATAGTGTGATTAAACATTGTTCAAGTACAAGATGGGAGAATTTACTACTGGATAAAGAGCAAGACGTAAGTTCCTATATTACAGTATATCGAGTAAAAACTAAATATCCCTGGGATGATGTTGTTACCATAATAAAAAAAGAAATATTACCAGAAATATTGGAGATTATAGAGGAGAAATGGAATAGTAAATACGGAGAATCAAAAGAAATCAAATTGGAAATATATTCAACTATATTTACATTTTTAGTATTATATGCATTCCGTGAATATAAGGAAGAACCATTTCATAATGAATTATTAAGTATTTATGAGCAAGGCTATTTTCCTTGTGGTTGGAAAGGAACTTATCCAAGAGGAAAAATAATTATTTTTTAGGAAAAAGGTGGGTAATAAAATGGAGAAAGGTGTTTTTATTAAAAATTGTGAAAGTATGTCTTTAAAATTATTTGAAGTAATGGAGATAGAATTTGAAGATTCCACAGAATTTGATAGGCAAATGTTAGCGATGTTTTCTTTTGGCATGATAAGTGCATATGGAATGGAAGAAAATGCTGAAGTTGATATAGTTAGTGTAGCATCTGAATATGTGTTAATAAAGGTTTTTAGGTATTCAAAGGAACAAGCAAGGGATTTTCTTAATTTATTAATCGATAGTACAAAAAAAGAAAAAAATCCAACATACTATAGAATAATCCATGAAGGAATAGATATGTATTATGAGTATGCAGAGGGTGAAAGTGATAAAATGTTTGATAGAATGATGAGGATGTATTTAGCTTTTAATAAAAAGTAATGAATACTATAAAGTATAGGAGTTAAGATAAATGGGAGAAGAAAAGTTTTTGTTAGAGAGTAAGGAATTGGTTGAAAATTTATTTGAGATTCTTGAGGTTGATTTAGAAGAATTAACGGAGCAGGAAAAGCAATTATTAATTGGTTATTCATTTGGAATGATAAGTATAATGGAGGAAGAAAATAAGATTTTATTAAGTAATAAATATGTTGCTATTGAAAAAGTTATAGTAGAAGTTTTTCAATATTCTAAAGAAAAAGCAATTAATACTGTAAAGGATATAGAAGATAGCACTGAAAAAGATGATAATGAGGTATTAAGGATTATGATACATCAAGGAAAGCAGATATATCCTGAATATAAAAAGAAAAATTATAATGAAGTATACGATAGACTTACAAATCTAATAGATGTTATTGTTACTGGTGAATATAAAAACTATTAAAATTAATATATTTCGGATAGAAGTAAATTAGGTGTAACAGGTGATTTGAGAATCATTCTACTACACCTAATTTTATCTTTATTGATTTTTAATAGTTAAATATAGATGTATGACAAGAATGTCATTGAACATCTTTAGTTCAATATAAAAATTACCCAAAATACTAGTTGATTATACATCAAAATCCTATTTCATTTTAAAATGAAAAAAGCTGACATTTGCCAACTCCTTAGGGTAAATACTTTTACATAATATCATGGATTTTCTTATAATTAAAATAAGCTGAAACATGCAAAGCTAATTACCGCTAATACAAGAAAAATATCTATAAATATTTGTGGAAGAATAATGGTTTAGGAATAGTTTTACTATAAAATAAAAAAACTACTTATTATAGCAATG
The Clostridium felsineum DSM 794 DNA segment above includes these coding regions:
- the imm48 gene encoding Imm48 family immunity protein; the encoded protein is MEKGVFIKNCESMSLKLFEVMEIEFEDSTEFDRQMLAMFSFGMISAYGMEENAEVDIVSVASEYVLIKVFRYSKEQARDFLNLLIDSTKKEKNPTYYRIIHEGIDMYYEYAEGESDKMFDRMMRMYLAFNKK
- the imm48 gene encoding Imm48 family immunity protein, which gives rise to MGEEKFLLESKELVENLFEILEVDLEELTEQEKQLLIGYSFGMISIMEEENKILLSNKYVAIEKVIVEVFQYSKEKAINTVKDIEDSTEKDDNEVLRIMIHQGKQIYPEYKKKNYNEVYDRLTNLIDVIVTGEYKNY
- a CDS encoding Imm30 family immunity protein, translated to MGSIAEDIKILKQMRLLGEDDDIDVFDEAVYRISLNGDNSVIKELCQVLDDSTSTPSAMDNVIQCIFTIANRCGLEDGIYEILCNVDKILINGKRCFIQINRMILNYEPFNNAYISAIKRLGDEELSSLVDILYQLKDKYSDKYEKKIDLIINQL